The Oenanthe melanoleuca isolate GR-GAL-2019-014 chromosome 1A, OMel1.0, whole genome shotgun sequence genome contains a region encoding:
- the LOC130248415 gene encoding LOW QUALITY PROTEIN: lactosylceramide 4-alpha-galactosyltransferase-like (The sequence of the model RefSeq protein was modified relative to this genomic sequence to represent the inferred CDS: inserted 1 base in 1 codon): MMAVSGEQALAGERMLRMPSCLLKLSRVVLSHKPWALFTLIFFFVSFAYHKLYWGIWEEPKSRVPTYGLSAEISCAHHVPSPLNITHRPSPSAGNVFFVETSEQTXPSYLFSCSVESAARTHPASRVVVLMRGLAKENASLPKHWAFSLLSCFPNVEIRPLDLMELFSGTPLAQWYLQPQRHQEPHFFPVLSDACRIVLMWKFGGIYLDTDFIVLRNLQNLTNALGIQDHDVLNGAFLSFKPKHKFMELCIQDFVQDYNGWVWGHQGPELLTRVFKKWCSIRTIESMSCQGVRALAPEVVYPIPWQGWKKLFEAVSASEFHKLLKNTYAVHIWNKLSHETKLEIPSQALLAQLYSQFCPATYAKMKQDSEQLSRRAV, translated from the exons ATGATGGCTGTCTCAGGTGAGCAGGCTCTGGCTGGAGAGAGAATGCTCAGGATGCCCAGCTGCCTCCTAAAGCTGAGCAGGGTGGTGCTGAGCCACAAGCCCTGGGCCCTGTTTACCCTCATCTTTTTCTTCGTATCCTTTGCCTACCACAAGTTGTACTGGGGCATCTGGGAGGAGCCAAAGAGCAGAGTCCCCACCTATGGCTTGTCTGCTGAGATCAGCTGTGCTCACCATGTGCCTTCTCCCCTGAACATCACCCATAGACCCTCTCCTTCTgcaggaaatgtgttttttgtgGAGACCTCAGAGCAAA ACCCCAGTTACCTGTTCTCATGCTCTGTGGAGTCAGCAGCCAGGACACACCCTGCATCAAGAGTCGTGGTGCTCATGAGAGGCTTGGCCAAAGAGAATGCCTCCTTACCCAAGCACTGGGCTTTCTCCTTGCTGAGCTGCTTCCCCAACGTGGAAATCCGACCCCTGGACTTGATGGAGCTCTTTTCTGGAACACCTCTGGCACAGTGGTACTTGCAGCCTCAGCGGCACCAAGAacctcattttttccctgtccTGTCTGATGCCTGCAGGATTGTCCTCATGTGGAAATTTGGTGGCATTTACCTGGATACAGACTTCATCGTGCTTAGGAACTTACAGAACCTCACCAATGCCCTTGGGATTCAGGATCATGATGTACTGAATGGGGCCTTTCTGTCCTTCAAGCCCAAGCACAAGTTCATGGAGCTCTGCATTCAGGACTTTGTGCAGGACTACAATGGCTGGGTCTGGGGGCACCAGGGCCCAGAGCTCCTAACTCGTGTCTTCAAGAAGTGGTGCTCCATCCGGACTATTGAGAGCATGAGCTGCCAAGGTGTGAGGGCTCTTGCCCCAGAAGTTGTTTATCCTattccctggcagggctggaagaaGTTGTTTGAGGCAGTCAGTGCCTCAGAGTTTCACAAACTCCTTAAGAACACCTATGCAGTGCACATATGGAACAAACTGAGCCATGAGACCAAGCTAGAGATCccctcccaggctctgctggctcagctctATTCCCAGTTCTGCCCTGCCACCTATGCAAAGATGAAACAGGACTCTGAGCAGCTGTCAAGGCGTGCAGTGTGA